In Paenibacillus sonchi, a single genomic region encodes these proteins:
- a CDS encoding YqcI/YcgG family protein — protein MTLLHQYMEIKNEELPLKAWKKEACRLFASRMSDRKVRFPCIPATQAFTLGHFRYGFAPNPWHESAGRKLAEIIAEYGKSSRSFGDYSSLVVFFEAEEKVRDVLEYEAVFWDLLSQVSRTDSTPWPVDIPEDPEQALWEFCYEDERYFVYCGTPAHTARQSRSFPYFMLALTPRWVLDRWNAHPQKAAAVAPKIRARLSAYDTAPAHPELKPYGSEGNLEYKQYYLRDDDTSPAGCPFHRAVDFTDIE, from the coding sequence ATGACGCTTTTGCATCAATATATGGAAATCAAGAATGAGGAGCTTCCTCTGAAAGCCTGGAAGAAGGAGGCCTGCCGCCTGTTTGCTTCCAGGATGAGTGACCGGAAAGTCCGGTTTCCCTGCATTCCAGCCACACAAGCATTCACGCTGGGCCATTTCCGCTATGGTTTTGCGCCTAACCCTTGGCATGAATCAGCAGGGCGGAAGCTGGCGGAGATTATTGCCGAGTATGGTAAATCTTCGCGTTCTTTCGGTGATTACTCATCACTGGTTGTCTTTTTTGAAGCGGAGGAGAAGGTTAGGGATGTCTTGGAATATGAAGCGGTATTCTGGGACTTATTAAGCCAGGTAAGCCGTACGGACAGTACGCCGTGGCCGGTGGACATTCCGGAAGATCCGGAACAGGCGCTGTGGGAGTTCTGTTATGAAGACGAGCGGTATTTCGTCTATTGCGGCACCCCGGCACATACAGCCCGGCAGAGCCGGAGTTTCCCTTATTTTATGCTGGCTCTCACACCCCGCTGGGTATTGGACCGGTGGAATGCACATCCTCAAAAAGCAGCTGCGGTTGCTCCCAAAATCCGTGCCCGCCTGTCCGCTTACGACACAGCCCCGGCCCATCCGGAATTGAAGCCGTACGGATCGGAGGGGAATCTTGAATACAAACAGTATTATCTGCGGGATGACGATACTTCACCGGCTGGATGTCCATTCCATCGTGCAGTTGATTTTACGGACATTGAATAG